In Hyphomicrobiales bacterium, a single genomic region encodes these proteins:
- a CDS encoding methylcrotonoyl-CoA carboxylase produces the protein MTILQTSLETNSPEFAENARAMEAQYAKVADEAARILKGGTEASRQRHVSRGKLLPRDRIATLLDPGSPFLEVGFFAASGLYNDEVPSAGAIAGIGRVEGRDCMIMCNDATVKGGTYFPITVKKHLRAQEVAAENNLPCIYLVDSGGANLNNQDEVFPDREHFGRIFFNQAQMSARGIAQISVVMGSCTAGGAYVPAMSDQTIIVREQGTIFLAGPPLVKVATGEIIDAETLGGGDTHTRQSGVADYLADDDRHALALAREIVAHLGPVPRPSVDFRVPKGPLYPANEIMGVVPANDKTPYDAREIIARLVDGSDFAEFKPRYGTTLVTGFAHIDGVPVGIIANNGVLFSESSVKGAHFIELCCQRKIPILFLQNITGFMVGSKYEAGGIAKDGAKLVTAVSTASVPKVTVVVGGSYGAGNYGMCGRAFGPRFVWMWPNARIAVMGGAQASGVLADVRRAAIEAKGGSWSAQDEAAFKQPTIDMFERQSQPLYASARLWDDGIIDPRKTRDVVALSLRAALNAPVQDTKFGLFRM, from the coding sequence ATGACGATCCTGCAAACCAGCCTCGAGACGAACTCGCCGGAGTTTGCCGAGAACGCCCGGGCGATGGAGGCGCAATACGCAAAGGTGGCCGACGAGGCGGCGCGTATCCTCAAGGGCGGTACCGAAGCGTCCCGCCAGCGCCACGTCTCGCGCGGCAAGCTGCTGCCGCGGGATCGTATCGCGACGCTGCTTGATCCCGGTTCGCCGTTCCTCGAGGTTGGCTTCTTCGCTGCTTCCGGCCTCTACAATGACGAAGTGCCGTCGGCTGGCGCGATCGCCGGCATCGGCCGCGTCGAGGGTCGCGATTGCATGATCATGTGCAACGACGCCACGGTGAAGGGTGGCACCTACTTCCCGATCACGGTGAAGAAGCACCTGCGCGCGCAGGAAGTGGCTGCGGAAAACAACCTGCCGTGCATCTATCTGGTCGATTCCGGCGGCGCCAATCTCAACAATCAGGATGAGGTCTTCCCCGACCGCGAGCATTTCGGCCGCATCTTCTTCAATCAGGCGCAGATGTCGGCGCGCGGCATTGCGCAGATCTCGGTGGTGATGGGGTCGTGCACCGCAGGCGGCGCCTATGTGCCGGCGATGAGCGACCAGACCATCATCGTGCGCGAGCAGGGCACCATCTTCCTCGCCGGTCCGCCGCTGGTGAAGGTGGCCACCGGTGAGATCATCGACGCCGAAACGCTCGGTGGCGGTGACACCCATACGCGCCAGTCGGGCGTCGCCGACTATCTCGCCGACGACGACCGCCACGCGCTGGCGCTCGCTCGCGAGATCGTTGCCCATCTCGGTCCGGTGCCGCGTCCGAGCGTCGATTTCCGTGTGCCGAAGGGGCCGCTCTACCCGGCAAATGAAATCATGGGTGTCGTGCCGGCCAACGACAAGACGCCCTACGACGCGCGCGAGATCATCGCGCGTCTGGTCGACGGCTCGGACTTCGCCGAATTCAAGCCGCGCTACGGTACGACGCTGGTCACCGGCTTTGCCCATATCGACGGCGTGCCGGTCGGCATCATCGCCAACAACGGCGTGCTGTTTTCCGAAAGCTCGGTCAAGGGCGCGCACTTTATCGAGCTGTGCTGCCAGCGCAAGATTCCGATCCTGTTCCTGCAGAACATCACCGGCTTCATGGTCGGTTCGAAATACGAGGCCGGCGGCATTGCCAAGGACGGCGCCAAGCTGGTGACGGCGGTTTCCACCGCCTCGGTGCCGAAGGTCACCGTCGTCGTCGGCGGCTCCTATGGTGCCGGCAATTACGGCATGTGCGGCCGCGCCTTCGGGCCTCGCTTCGTGTGGATGTGGCCGAACGCCCGCATCGCCGTGATGGGCGGCGCGCAGGCCTCCGGCGTGCTGGCGGACGTGCGCCGCGCCGCGATCGAGGCCAAGGGCGGAAGCTGGTCGGCACAAGACGAGGCGGCCTTCAAACAGCCGACCATCGACATGTTCGAGCGCCAGTCGCAGCCGCTTTACGCCTCCGCGCGGCTTTGGGACGACGGCATCATCGATCCGCGCAAGACGCGCGACGTCGTCGCCCTTTCGCTCCGCGCGGCGCTCAACGCGCCGGTTCAGGACACCAAGTTCGGCCTCTTCAGGATGTGA
- a CDS encoding C4-dicarboxylate ABC transporter permease — translation MLTFLIILFVLAALMAIRVPIAFAMGLAGTLGIVVQLGPRPALAVLERTFFDSSSSFILVAIPLFILMAELLTAGDVTRRAIVACQSWIGHVKGGLAMATVAAAVILAALIGSSTASTAAMATSAFPEMRSHKYSNRLAAAVVSVGGTLAVVVPPSIVLVVYGVLTETSIGKLFIAGIFPGLLTAVGLAVVIKIIAHTTDQAPEGDPFVLKKAVKDSRHIIPMILLMFAVIGAIYGGIVSPSEAAALGVMGSLVIVILQRSLSFLDFNRSVSSSIRATVMIVAIVACSAIFSNYLAFTRITHGLLEFVAATDMSREMVMGIIILVLLVLGMFMDQLAILSLTMPLAFPTAMALDFNPIWFGIIVTKTVEIGLLTPPLGLNAYVAAAQTQVPLKTIFRGIVPFLLMEIVILALLLAFPQITLFLPDLMMR, via the coding sequence ATGCTGACATTCCTCATCATATTGTTCGTACTGGCGGCGCTGATGGCGATCCGCGTGCCAATCGCTTTTGCGATGGGCCTGGCGGGCACGCTCGGCATTGTGGTGCAGCTTGGACCGCGGCCCGCGCTCGCCGTTCTGGAACGCACCTTCTTCGACTCCTCGTCGTCCTTCATTCTGGTGGCCATTCCGCTCTTCATCCTGATGGCGGAGTTGCTGACGGCGGGCGACGTCACGCGGCGCGCCATCGTCGCCTGCCAATCCTGGATCGGCCACGTCAAGGGCGGTCTGGCGATGGCGACCGTTGCAGCAGCCGTCATTCTGGCGGCCCTGATCGGCAGCTCGACCGCATCGACCGCGGCGATGGCGACCTCTGCCTTTCCGGAGATGCGCAGCCACAAATACTCCAACCGTCTGGCCGCCGCCGTGGTCAGCGTCGGCGGCACTCTTGCCGTCGTCGTGCCGCCCTCGATCGTGCTTGTGGTCTATGGCGTTCTCACCGAGACCTCGATCGGCAAGCTGTTCATCGCCGGTATCTTCCCGGGCCTGCTGACGGCCGTCGGTCTTGCCGTGGTCATCAAGATCATCGCGCACACCACCGATCAGGCACCGGAAGGCGATCCCTTCGTGCTGAAAAAGGCGGTCAAGGACAGCCGCCACATCATTCCGATGATCCTGCTGATGTTCGCCGTCATCGGCGCGATCTATGGCGGCATCGTTTCGCCGTCCGAAGCAGCGGCCCTCGGCGTCATGGGCTCGCTGGTGATCGTCATCCTGCAGCGCAGCCTGTCCTTCCTCGATTTCAACCGCTCGGTCAGCAGCTCGATCCGCGCAACGGTGATGATCGTGGCGATCGTCGCGTGCTCGGCGATCTTCTCGAACTACCTGGCCTTCACCCGCATCACCCATGGCCTGCTTGAATTCGTCGCCGCCACGGACATGAGCCGCGAAATGGTGATGGGGATCATCATCCTGGTGCTGCTGGTGCTCGGCATGTTCATGGATCAGCTCGCCATCCTGTCGCTGACCATGCCGCTGGCGTTCCCGACCGCTATGGCGCTCGACTTCAATCCGATCTGGTTCGGAATAATCGTCACCAAGACGGTGGAGATCGGGCTTTTGACGCCACCATTGGGGCTGAATGCCTATGTGGCGGCAGCGCAGACGCAGGTTCCGTTGAAGACGATCTTCCGAGGCATCGTGCCGTTCCTGTTGATGGAGATCGTTATTCTCGCGCTGTTGCTGGCCTTTCCCCAGATCACGCTGTTCCTGCCGGATTTGATGATGCGGTAG
- a CDS encoding TRAP transporter small permease, whose amino-acid sequence MFERILTKVEDILHLGGCLALVAVAALINADILLRLIFNRPLQIQFELTELFLMPALATLSLSRVFRDGGHLSLDFLPRDLPATLATVLEKVRLLLPAVFFAAVTWTSGKFALKAIANGDIEYGVIDWPLGWAYAAIPLGCGVLVVRLITDALAGEIERA is encoded by the coding sequence ATGTTCGAAAGAATCCTGACCAAAGTCGAGGACATCCTTCATCTGGGGGGGTGTCTCGCGCTTGTCGCAGTCGCGGCTCTCATCAACGCGGATATTCTGCTCAGGCTGATTTTCAATCGGCCTTTGCAGATCCAGTTCGAGCTGACCGAGCTGTTTCTGATGCCCGCACTCGCGACCTTGTCGCTGTCGCGTGTGTTCCGGGATGGCGGGCACCTCTCGCTCGATTTTCTGCCGCGAGACCTGCCCGCCACGCTGGCAACCGTTCTTGAAAAGGTGCGCCTTTTGCTGCCCGCGGTGTTCTTCGCCGCGGTCACATGGACGTCCGGAAAATTTGCCCTGAAAGCGATTGCCAATGGGGACATCGAATACGGGGTGATCGATTGGCCGCTCGGCTGGGCCTACGCCGCTATCCCGCTCGGATGCGGCGTACTCGTCGTGCGTCTGATCACCGATGCGCTCGCAGGAGAGATCGAGCGCGCGTGA
- a CDS encoding acyl dehydratase — protein sequence MDDMTVRKFPKITQEGLDDLRKRLGVKIENTVEPWCYEATRDNIRHYAHGIGDDNPLWCDPEYAKTTQYGDVIALPSFLFATSRIISGYVGGLPGVHAMWSGANWSWHKPIPRNTEFRTEAYLKDLIEHDTRFAGRAVQQIYHVDFFDVKTGDLLADADSWCFRTDRDQARENGTKYTEAKAKGRRVYTQEELDEYYQYYEKETIRGAEKRYWDDVMEGEELPTMVKGPMTATGFIAYAQGWGGLYIRANKLAWQLQQKHPSAGIKNRFGIPDCPERVHWEEEFAIEVGAPGAYDYGPERTSWLTHQITNWMGDDGFLSQAKCQVRRHNPEGDIILIHGTVTRKFEDNGRYLVEVQQRAEQQDGELSAIGSAIVELPKR from the coding sequence ATGGACGACATGACAGTGAGGAAGTTCCCGAAGATCACGCAGGAAGGCCTCGACGACCTGCGCAAGCGTCTCGGCGTTAAGATCGAGAATACCGTCGAGCCGTGGTGCTACGAGGCGACCCGCGACAACATCCGCCATTACGCGCACGGCATTGGCGACGACAATCCGCTGTGGTGCGATCCGGAATACGCCAAGACCACGCAATATGGCGACGTCATCGCGCTGCCGAGCTTCCTGTTCGCCACCAGCCGCATCATTTCGGGCTATGTCGGCGGCCTGCCGGGCGTGCACGCCATGTGGTCGGGGGCCAACTGGTCGTGGCACAAGCCGATCCCGCGCAACACCGAGTTCCGCACAGAGGCCTACCTGAAGGACCTGATCGAGCACGACACCCGTTTTGCCGGGCGCGCGGTGCAGCAGATCTATCACGTCGATTTCTTCGACGTGAAGACCGGCGACCTGCTTGCCGACGCTGACAGCTGGTGCTTCCGCACCGACCGTGACCAGGCGCGCGAGAACGGCACCAAGTATACCGAGGCGAAGGCCAAGGGCCGCCGGGTCTATACCCAGGAAGAGCTCGACGAGTACTACCAGTACTATGAGAAGGAAACGATCCGCGGCGCCGAGAAGCGTTACTGGGACGACGTGATGGAAGGCGAAGAGCTGCCGACCATGGTCAAGGGCCCGATGACCGCGACCGGCTTCATCGCCTACGCGCAGGGCTGGGGCGGTCTCTACATCCGCGCCAACAAGCTCGCCTGGCAGCTGCAGCAGAAGCACCCGAGCGCAGGCATCAAGAACCGCTTCGGCATCCCGGACTGCCCGGAGCGGGTGCATTGGGAAGAAGAATTCGCCATCGAGGTCGGCGCCCCGGGCGCCTATGACTACGGGCCGGAGCGGACCTCGTGGCTGACCCATCAGATCACCAACTGGATGGGCGATGACGGCTTCCTGTCACAGGCGAAGTGCCAGGTCCGCCGGCACAATCCTGAAGGTGACATCATCCTGATCCACGGAACCGTTACCCGGAAGTTCGAGGATAACGGCCGCTATCTGGTGGAAGTCCAGCAGCGCGCGGAACAGCAGGATGGCGAACTGTCGGCCATCGGTTCGGCAATCGTCGAGCTGCCCAAGCGCTGA
- a CDS encoding acetate--CoA ligase: MTRLTEFTSYADAQAQYSKEGLWELFDGTRERFNIAHECIDRHVDGDEIALRIAHADGADELITFEEISRRASQVAHYLTAKGIKKGDRVAVMIEPSLPFYCAMFGVMKSGAVAVPLFSLFGPDGIRLRAEDCKPEIFFTNAEKAPDALEAEAKNVTILDQAFLDGLNDLPTTYDWDTAGSDLAVLQYTSGTTRLLPAAVHHSHQSIVTLMVAALYATGIRPGDRFFCPSSPAWGHGLWHGTLAPLAMGVSTGTFSGKFDPVRLLKALHDFEITNLTAAATHYRMMRNSGAAEDYTYSFEKLSFTGEPIDGETANYVERVFGTKVRSMYGTTEIGVIIANYPGADDLEVRDGAMGKAVPGVEVEVQRPDGSPAAPGETGELMVKKRGEWFQTKDLGRVDEDGYFYHGGRADDVIISAGWTIGAVEVEDAVLSHPAVAECAVIGTPDALRGQVVKAYVILKQAKEPGLVESIQEHVRARLARHEYPRQIEFVSTLPKTPAGKVNRKILRDQEAKKFAAAE; this comes from the coding sequence ATGACCCGGCTGACGGAATTCACGTCCTACGCGGATGCACAGGCCCAGTATTCGAAAGAGGGGCTTTGGGAGCTGTTCGACGGGACGCGTGAACGTTTCAACATCGCGCACGAATGCATCGACCGGCACGTCGATGGCGATGAGATCGCGCTGCGGATCGCGCATGCCGATGGTGCCGACGAACTGATCACTTTCGAGGAGATCTCGCGCCGCGCTTCGCAGGTTGCCCACTACCTGACGGCGAAGGGCATCAAGAAGGGTGACCGGGTCGCGGTCATGATCGAACCGTCGCTGCCGTTCTACTGCGCCATGTTCGGCGTGATGAAGAGCGGCGCCGTCGCCGTGCCGTTGTTCTCGTTGTTCGGGCCGGACGGCATTCGCCTGCGGGCCGAGGACTGCAAGCCGGAGATCTTTTTCACCAATGCGGAAAAGGCGCCCGACGCGCTCGAGGCCGAGGCGAAGAACGTCACGATCCTCGACCAGGCTTTCCTCGACGGGCTGAACGATCTGCCGACGACCTACGACTGGGATACCGCTGGGTCCGATCTTGCCGTGCTGCAATACACCTCAGGCACCACGCGGCTCCTGCCGGCCGCCGTTCACCACAGCCACCAGTCGATCGTCACCCTGATGGTTGCCGCGCTCTACGCAACCGGCATCCGTCCGGGCGACCGCTTCTTCTGCCCGTCATCGCCGGCCTGGGGCCACGGCCTGTGGCATGGCACGCTGGCGCCGCTCGCCATGGGTGTCTCGACGGGCACGTTCAGCGGCAAGTTCGATCCGGTCCGCCTGCTCAAGGCGCTGCACGATTTCGAGATCACCAATCTGACGGCCGCCGCCACGCACTACCGCATGATGCGCAATTCCGGCGCCGCCGAGGACTACACCTACAGCTTCGAGAAACTCTCCTTCACCGGTGAGCCGATCGACGGCGAGACCGCGAACTATGTCGAGCGGGTGTTCGGTACCAAGGTTCGCTCGATGTATGGCACCACCGAAATCGGTGTGATCATCGCCAACTATCCCGGTGCGGACGACCTCGAGGTGCGCGACGGCGCCATGGGCAAGGCCGTGCCCGGTGTCGAGGTCGAGGTGCAGCGCCCCGACGGCAGTCCCGCCGCGCCCGGCGAAACCGGCGAACTCATGGTCAAGAAGCGGGGCGAGTGGTTCCAGACCAAGGACCTCGGGCGCGTTGACGAGGACGGCTATTTTTATCACGGCGGGCGGGCCGACGACGTCATCATTTCGGCCGGCTGGACCATCGGGGCTGTCGAGGTCGAGGACGCGGTCCTCAGCCATCCGGCAGTCGCCGAATGCGCGGTTATCGGCACCCCCGATGCGCTGCGCGGCCAGGTCGTAAAGGCCTACGTCATCTTGAAGCAGGCCAAAGAGCCCGGCCTCGTCGAGAGCATTCAGGAGCACGTGCGGGCGCGTCTCGCGCGGCACGAATATCCCCGTCAGATCGAATTCGTCAGCACGTTGCCGAAGACCCCCGCCGGCAAGGTGAACCGTAAAATCCTGCGCGATCAGGAAGCGAAGAAATTTGCCGCTGCGGAGTGA
- a CDS encoding transcriptional regulator translates to MANEDRNTAAKRAVPAVTRALAILRFLARSPVPVGVNPMARELKLVPSTCLHILRVLQDEGMVDFDSVTKRYSIGIGILPLARSALQRNSFSTMIQPRLSELSMKFGVTSIATQISEPGQMVVVALSQASVPFRLQVDLGSRFPSLISATGRLFAAFNMPVQDGLKAEFDKLVWDHPPAYEDWLDQVREARTRGYAVDQGIYISGVTVVAVPVFGVDGRMTRSIVAIGISERLKDKEIPKLVKAMKAIRDRIAETQLDAGR, encoded by the coding sequence ATGGCGAATGAAGACAGGAATACGGCGGCGAAACGGGCGGTACCCGCGGTGACGCGCGCCCTCGCAATCTTGCGGTTTCTGGCGCGTTCGCCCGTACCCGTCGGGGTCAATCCGATGGCCCGCGAGCTCAAACTGGTGCCGAGCACATGCCTTCACATCCTGCGTGTCCTGCAGGATGAGGGGATGGTGGATTTCGATTCGGTGACGAAGCGCTACTCGATCGGAATCGGCATCCTGCCGCTGGCGCGGTCGGCCCTTCAGCGCAACAGCTTCTCGACGATGATTCAGCCCCGCCTGTCGGAACTGTCGATGAAATTCGGCGTCACCAGCATCGCCACGCAGATCTCCGAGCCCGGCCAGATGGTGGTCGTGGCGCTGTCGCAAGCCTCGGTTCCGTTCCGCCTCCAGGTCGATCTCGGCAGCCGCTTCCCCTCGCTGATCAGCGCGACGGGGCGGCTCTTCGCGGCCTTCAACATGCCGGTTCAGGACGGGCTCAAGGCCGAGTTCGACAAGCTCGTCTGGGATCATCCGCCCGCGTACGAGGATTGGCTCGACCAGGTGCGGGAGGCGCGCACGCGCGGCTATGCGGTCGACCAGGGCATTTACATCTCAGGGGTGACCGTCGTTGCGGTGCCGGTCTTCGGGGTCGACGGGCGAATGACCCGTTCCATCGTCGCCATCGGCATCTCGGAACGTCTGAAGGACAAGGAAATCCCGAAACTGGTGAAGGCCATGAAGGCCATTCGCGATCGGATCGCGGAAACGCAGCTCGACGCAGGGAGATAA
- a CDS encoding PaaI family thioesterase, which translates to MALIGPLLRSSEPEDKKLYGLQTTDRHRNHIGLVHGGVLTSLLDQVIAIEAWNAADRQPTVTVQMDTRFLGAAKAGDFLEVRPAIRHATRSMMFVDAEIVCGGVPIAGATAIMKISTSAGTPR; encoded by the coding sequence ATGGCCCTGATCGGGCCGCTTCTGCGCTCGAGCGAACCGGAGGACAAGAAGCTCTACGGGCTGCAGACGACGGACCGGCACCGCAACCATATCGGCCTCGTTCATGGCGGCGTGCTGACCAGCCTGCTCGACCAGGTCATCGCCATCGAGGCGTGGAACGCCGCCGACCGCCAGCCGACCGTGACGGTGCAGATGGACACGCGATTCCTTGGCGCGGCAAAGGCAGGCGACTTTCTCGAAGTCCGACCCGCCATTCGTCACGCGACCCGCTCGATGATGTTCGTAGACGCCGAAATCGTCTGCGGCGGCGTGCCGATCGCCGGCGCCACAGCGATCATGAAAATCTCGACAAGCGCAGGAACCCCGCGATGA
- a CDS encoding CoA transferase → MTNAETKPRSGPLAGIKVLDFSRILSGPYASMVLADLGADIIKVEPIGSGDETRNFPPFLGGLSHYYIALNRSKKSVALNLKSEDGVKIARDLARQSDIVLENFRPGVMDRLGLGYEALRADNERLIYCSITGFGKDSPHGDKPAFDIVAQALSGVMSVNCEPGQAPNKLGIPLGDLAGSIFSLFGLLAALHERNATGKGRHVEIAMLDSLIALQGYLSQIYFVTGNSPQPVGTQHPSIVPYGSFPTSDGHVIVACLTERFWHNFARCLGQDELITDQRFALYQDRLANRVALQEIIETRMGEDTTAYWPQRLEEFDVPSAPILSIGEALDQPHVSERNLIETARHPTIGDMRLVRGPITFDGEGPAPATAPSLLGEDTADILHTELGMSDDDVAALIEQGVVATPG, encoded by the coding sequence ATGACAAACGCAGAGACGAAACCGCGTTCCGGCCCGCTTGCCGGCATCAAGGTGCTCGACTTCTCCCGTATTCTCTCCGGCCCTTACGCCAGCATGGTGCTGGCCGATCTCGGCGCCGATATCATCAAGGTCGAGCCGATCGGCAGCGGCGACGAAACGCGGAATTTCCCGCCCTTCCTCGGCGGATTGAGCCACTACTACATCGCGCTCAACCGCAGCAAGAAGAGCGTCGCGCTCAATCTGAAATCCGAAGACGGCGTCAAGATCGCCCGGGACCTCGCTCGCCAGAGCGACATCGTGCTGGAGAACTTCCGGCCCGGCGTGATGGACCGGCTCGGTCTTGGCTACGAGGCGCTGCGGGCCGACAACGAACGGCTGATCTATTGCTCGATCACCGGCTTCGGCAAGGACAGCCCGCATGGCGACAAACCGGCCTTCGACATCGTCGCGCAGGCGCTGTCCGGCGTCATGAGCGTCAACTGCGAGCCGGGCCAGGCGCCCAACAAGCTCGGTATCCCGCTCGGCGACCTGGCCGGCAGCATCTTCTCGCTGTTCGGTCTGCTCGCGGCTCTGCACGAGCGCAACGCGACCGGCAAGGGCCGGCACGTCGAGATCGCCATGCTCGACAGCCTGATCGCCCTGCAGGGCTACCTGTCGCAGATCTATTTCGTCACCGGCAACAGCCCGCAGCCGGTCGGCACGCAGCATCCGAGTATCGTGCCCTATGGGTCTTTCCCGACTTCGGATGGGCATGTCATCGTCGCCTGCCTGACCGAGCGGTTCTGGCACAATTTCGCCCGCTGCCTTGGACAGGACGAGCTGATCACCGATCAGCGCTTCGCGCTCTATCAGGATCGCCTCGCCAACAGGGTTGCGCTGCAGGAAATCATCGAGACGCGCATGGGCGAGGACACGACGGCCTACTGGCCTCAGCGGCTGGAGGAATTCGACGTGCCGAGCGCCCCTATCCTGTCGATCGGTGAGGCACTCGACCAGCCGCACGTATCCGAGCGCAACCTGATCGAGACCGCCCGGCACCCGACGATCGGCGACATGCGGCTTGTGCGCGGTCCGATCACCTTCGACGGCGAAGGCCCTGCCCCCGCCACTGCGCCGAGCCTTCTTGGCGAAGACACCGCCGACATCCTCCACACGGAACTCGGCATGAGCGACGACGACGTCGCCGCGCTGATCGAACAGGGCGTGGTCGCGACGCCGGGCTGA
- a CDS encoding glycoside hydrolase family 43 gives MSQSKKTLVWIIAAAAAAGVGAYFWYTTAESELPPGFAGSNGRLEAVEIDVASKTAGRVADVLVGDGDFITRGQVLAQMETASLEASRREAEAVLKQAEIGVDTAKSLVVQREAEREASRAGIAQRQAELDAITKQLARTEQLAARGTATLQKLDDDRASYQSAKAALSAAEASLAGSEAAIGYARAQVIAAGSQVEAGRATLDRIMTELADTTLKAPRDGRVQYRVAQPGEVVGAGSTVVNMVDLGDVYMNCFLPTPEAGRVALGAEARIVLDAAPQFVIPAEISYVADVAQFTPKTVETVEERQKLTFRIKAKVSAELLKKYMRVIKTGLPGMAYVQLDPTAAWPQNLEVRLPND, from the coding sequence ATGTCACAAAGCAAAAAGACGCTCGTCTGGATCATCGCCGCCGCAGCCGCTGCGGGGGTCGGCGCCTACTTCTGGTACACGACGGCAGAAAGCGAACTGCCACCCGGCTTTGCCGGTTCCAATGGCCGCCTCGAAGCCGTCGAGATCGACGTGGCGAGCAAGACCGCGGGACGGGTTGCGGACGTTCTCGTCGGCGACGGCGATTTCATCACCAGGGGCCAGGTGCTGGCGCAAATGGAAACCGCTTCGCTTGAGGCAAGCCGACGTGAGGCCGAGGCCGTCCTTAAACAGGCCGAGATCGGCGTCGACACGGCAAAAAGCCTCGTCGTGCAACGTGAGGCGGAGCGCGAAGCATCCCGCGCCGGCATCGCCCAGCGGCAGGCGGAACTCGACGCCATCACCAAACAGCTCGCCCGCACCGAGCAACTCGCCGCGCGCGGCACCGCAACGCTGCAAAAGCTCGACGACGACCGCGCGAGCTACCAGAGCGCCAAGGCAGCTCTCAGCGCCGCCGAGGCAAGCCTTGCGGGCAGTGAGGCGGCGATCGGGTATGCCAGGGCGCAGGTGATTGCCGCCGGGTCGCAGGTCGAGGCCGGGCGGGCCACACTTGATCGCATCATGACCGAGCTCGCCGACACGACCTTGAAGGCGCCGCGCGACGGCCGCGTGCAATATCGCGTCGCTCAGCCCGGCGAGGTGGTCGGCGCCGGCAGCACCGTCGTCAACATGGTCGACCTCGGCGACGTCTACATGAACTGCTTCCTGCCGACCCCCGAGGCCGGTCGGGTGGCACTTGGCGCGGAAGCGCGCATCGTTCTCGACGCCGCGCCGCAGTTCGTCATTCCGGCCGAGATTTCCTACGTCGCCGACGTCGCGCAGTTCACGCCGAAAACAGTCGAAACGGTGGAAGAGCGCCAGAAACTGACCTTCCGCATCAAGGCGAAGGTTTCCGCCGAATTGCTCAAGAAATACATGCGCGTCATCAAGACCGGGTTGCCGGGCATGGCCTATGTGCAGCTCGATCCAACCGCTGCCTGGCCACAAAACCTCGAGGTGAGACTGCCCAATGACTGA